ATCCTGCCGGGTTTTATCAAAATATTCAACAGCAGGCGAGTTTAACGGCCTTAAAGGAAATCTCGGGAACTATCATTATTTTTGGTTTATCGGTTATTACTATTCTGATAGTAATACATTTTTTTAGAAAGATAAACCTGATTGCATTACATGATACCGGTAGAAATAGGTGAACCTTTTTTTAATTACATGCGAAAGTTTGTAGAACTCGATGCCGACACCATGCAGTTAATAGCCGGTCATACCAGCGAAGTTACCCTGCCCGAAAAACATCTCCTGTTATTGGAAGGCAATCCTTGTGACAAGATCTATTTTATTGTTTCAGGTTTGGGCAGGTCGTACTATACCGACTTTTCCGGAAAAACCATTACCTGGAACTTTTATTTCAATACACCCGACAGCGTCAGTAAAAACCTGTTCGCCACCGATTACCGGGCATTTCTAAGCAATACCGTTTCTTCTATCGCCATTGAGGCATTGACAGAAGTACAGGCCTTACTGTTCACGAAAAAAGAAGTGAACTATTTAATAGAGAAATCATTTACGTATGAACGTTGGTTGCGAAAATTGAACGAGACCGCTTTTATGAATATGTACGACCGGGCCTTTACCCTGCTTACCATGGCGGCTGCAGACCGGTACGATAAACTGGTGAAAGAAGAATCACATCTTTTGCAAATGTTCTCCAATTATTATATCGCCTCCTACCTGGGGATTGCACCCCAATCACTCAGCAGGATCAGAAGCCAGCATTGAAACCTTTTTTGTTTATTCACAAATGTGAACCGAACGGCCCGCAGCAGCGACGAATTTTGGGATATGAAAAGAGCAGTAGTTATAGAACATGTGAGCCTTGAGATAAAAAGCAGTTTTGATCAATTTACCTATCAACTGGAAAAAGCATTGGGCATTTTAATGCCGGTTGAGCTTCGCTCCCTGGGCGCCGCTCCTGCCTCCACAAGTTGTTATTTAAACAGCACCTGTAATGAAAACAACCTGATGATCTATAGTATCATGTCGCTGGAAGACCTTCCCCAAAAAGAACGTTACAAAAAAGCCAAACAATACCAACTTGGTAATCCCGATATTATGGGAAGAATGATAAACAATCATACCGGCGCCGGATTGTATGTACCCATTCACCTGTTAGTTTATGAAAACGAGCAGCAAAAAGTGATCGTTGAATATGATCTTCTTTCTTCTCAATGCGCTCAGTTCAACAATGCCGCCCTGTTCTCCGATTCCATTCTCCTGGAAAACAATCTTATTATCCTTATTCAACAGGCTGATAATTCTACGGATAACTAACACCGCTCACACACACCACCGGTGGCCGTGAAGGTGCATCAAAAAGTTCAGATGGCAACCTGGAAGTTAATGCTCGCTATATCAGCCGCACAATAAATACAAAAACTATCTTAAATAAAAAACGTGAAAAACACCCTGTTTTATTTACTACATCAAAATGAAGCACTAAAAAAAGCACCTATCTTTAAATTTTATTTTTATCCGTTATAGTAACAACGACAACTTAAGTAGTTTATATAGCAGGGAAGAAGTTTAGACGTGTACTTGCTTTGAGCGGCACAAAAAAATCGGCACAAAAAAGACTTATAAAAAGTAACGCTATGACAGACACTCCTTTTGATATTGAAACCGTCGTGTTTTTGTTTTGTGTATTATTTGCCGGATTTTTTAGTGGTTACCTGGTAGGCAAAACAAGAAGAAAATCGAAAGAAAAGTCAAGAAGGCCCAGATCACCCAAACCCCATGCCGAAGGATAACGGCACAAGCTAAAGATTGCACTCTTTTTAATACGCTAAAGCGATCAAGACCAACGATATGCTTTTCAACTCCATTAATTATGCCTTGTTTCTTCCTGTTGTATTTACGCTCTATTGGGCAATCAAATCTCACAGCTGGAAAAACAGGCTGCTGCTGGCCGCCAGCTACTTCTTCTATGCCTGCTGGGACTGGCGCTTTCTTTTCCTACTCATGTTCTCTACCGGGCTTGACTATGTCACCGGAATAAAGATTCAGTCAACCAGTTACAAAAAGCTTTGGTTATGGTTGAGTATTATCATCAACGTTGGATTTTTGGGCATTTTTAAATACTATGATTTTTTTGTTATATCATTTATCAATTTTATCTCGCATGTTGGATTTAAAGTGCACCCGGCAACGTTAAATGTAATTCTGCCAGTGGGCATTTCTTTTTATACCTTTCATGGATTGTCATATGTAATTGATGTTTATAAGGGCCGGATCAATTCCGAAAAGAATGTTATTGATTATTGCCTGTTTGTAAGCTTCTTTCCCCTGCTTGTGGCTGGCCCGATCGAACGCGCAACCCATCTGCTTCCTCAACTAAAAAAGAAACGGGCATTTAATTACGACCAGGCTGCTGATGGATTAAAGCAGATCCTTTGGGGCCTTTTCAAAAAGATAGCAATAGCCGATCAGTGCGCAGTATACGCTAACATGATCTTTAAAGACGCAACAAGCTATTCAGGAAGCACCCTGACAGCAGGCGCGTTGTTTTTTGCCATTCAGATATACGGGGACTTCAGCGGATACTCAGACATTGCCCTGGGTACAGCCAAACTGTTTGGTATTGAGCTGCTCAGAAATTTCGCTTACCCATATTTTTCCCGGGACATTGCCGAGTTCTGGCGCCGTTGGCACATATCGCTATCCTCCTGGTTCAGAGATTACCTGTATATCCCGCTCGGAGGATCGAAAGGCAACAAAACAAAAGTGATCCGGAATATTTTAATTATATTCCTGGTAAGCGGATTCTGGCATGGCGCCAACTGGACATTCATAATATGGGGCCTGCTGAATGCCATCTACATGCTGCCCTCTATTATCCTAAGAACCAATAGAACCAACCTGGAAATCGTAGCTAAAGATAAATCGATGCCGTCTGTAAAAGAGATTGCCCAGATCACTTTAACCTTTTGCCTGACCGTTTTTGCCTGGATTTTTTTCAGAGCAAGTGACCTGAGCCATGCCTTCAGTTATATAGCAGGCATTTTTTCTTATTCATTTTTTACTTTCCCTCAAATAACACCGGTGCCTTTGTTGTTCCTGATAATGATACTCTTTGCTATAGAATGGCTGGGCCGCCGGCAGCACTATGCTTTATCCGGCATTGGCTGCCGTTGGCCTCAGGTATACCGGCTGGCTTTATACTTTTGTCTAACTGCTATCATAATATACTTTTCCGGTGCTGAACAACAATTTATTTACTTCCAGTTTTAGCAATGAGAAAGTTCACAAAGCAAACGATTGCCTGTTGCCTGCCTGTTCTGATCCTGTTAGTATGCTTTGAATTATTATTGAGGCATATACCCAATGATTATTCGTATAAAAAAGA
The Niastella koreensis GR20-10 genome window above contains:
- a CDS encoding Crp/Fnr family transcriptional regulator; protein product: MRKFVELDADTMQLIAGHTSEVTLPEKHLLLLEGNPCDKIYFIVSGLGRSYYTDFSGKTITWNFYFNTPDSVSKNLFATDYRAFLSNTVSSIAIEALTEVQALLFTKKEVNYLIEKSFTYERWLRKLNETAFMNMYDRAFTLLTMAAADRYDKLVKEESHLLQMFSNYYIASYLGIAPQSLSRIRSQH
- a CDS encoding DUF302 domain-containing protein — encoded protein: MKRAVVIEHVSLEIKSSFDQFTYQLEKALGILMPVELRSLGAAPASTSCYLNSTCNENNLMIYSIMSLEDLPQKERYKKAKQYQLGNPDIMGRMINNHTGAGLYVPIHLLVYENEQQKVIVEYDLLSSQCAQFNNAALFSDSILLENNLIILIQQADNSTDN
- a CDS encoding MBOAT family O-acyltransferase produces the protein MLFNSINYALFLPVVFTLYWAIKSHSWKNRLLLAASYFFYACWDWRFLFLLMFSTGLDYVTGIKIQSTSYKKLWLWLSIIINVGFLGIFKYYDFFVISFINFISHVGFKVHPATLNVILPVGISFYTFHGLSYVIDVYKGRINSEKNVIDYCLFVSFFPLLVAGPIERATHLLPQLKKKRAFNYDQAADGLKQILWGLFKKIAIADQCAVYANMIFKDATSYSGSTLTAGALFFAIQIYGDFSGYSDIALGTAKLFGIELLRNFAYPYFSRDIAEFWRRWHISLSSWFRDYLYIPLGGSKGNKTKVIRNILIIFLVSGFWHGANWTFIIWGLLNAIYMLPSIILRTNRTNLEIVAKDKSMPSVKEIAQITLTFCLTVFAWIFFRASDLSHAFSYIAGIFSYSFFTFPQITPVPLLFLIMILFAIEWLGRRQHYALSGIGCRWPQVYRLALYFCLTAIIIYFSGAEQQFIYFQF